A single region of the Pyricularia oryzae 70-15 chromosome 4, whole genome shotgun sequence genome encodes:
- a CDS encoding fatty acyl-CoA hydrolase, giving the protein MAFAICIFLALLGYVLGQGSRECPTEQLTVKTSTGTFTGVIDPEFPHTRQFRAVPFAKPPVASLRWMPPQKLEPTDSHHYATRFPPSCPQFVSGVPTFWNGDLTRGNLIYNGAQNDTSGLVGEATSEDCLYLAIWTPTLASNETTAEQDELLPVLFFMTGGGFYMGGVDIPWQMPTSWVERSRSHIVVTINYRVGIFGFPNARGLDDQNLGILDQRAALEWVRDNIAAFGGDPTRITQMGRSAGATSVDMHSYAWHDDPIAQAIYMQSGTVFSTNPLRFAPPAYSNFSFVARRLGCEPPCGRGGEQDEAERAAAELDCMRRLSYMQIVNFVGQYGDNGTAPPLTFAWTPDDRVVFYNYTARSEEGLIARVPYMMSVAANEWSSLVPWPTDNTTAGPSQSEITELNVESYVCPTLKSTVYRNRLGAETPVFRFQWAGTFPNLNVYEWLGAYHASDIPMFFGTYHLLDHVAASTEFQAQVSVALQDHILAFVKDPHQGPQREYGWLPMDASEPDGGHLLRFGAGGKAVQHIDGVEVDGVCLGLREYDPFPE; this is encoded by the coding sequence ATGGCATTCGCAATCTGTATTTTTCTCGCCCTGCTGGGCTACGTGCTGGGTCAGGGGTCTCGGGAATGCCCGACCGAACAGCTGACGGTCAAGACCTCCACGGGTACATTTACAGGTGTGATCGATCCCGAGTTTCCACACACGCGCCAATTCCGCGCCGTCCCGTTTGCAAAGCCGCCCGTGGCGTCACTCCGTTGGATGCCCCCGCAGAAACTCGAGCCGACGGACTCGCACCACTATGCCACGCGCTTCCCGCCGTCCTGCCCCCAGTTTGTATCTGGGGTGCCGACATTCTGGAACGGCGACCTTACTCGAGGCAATCTGATCTACAATGGTGCACAGAATGATACTTCGGGACTCGTGGGCGAGGCTACTTCCGAGGACTGTTTATATCTAGCGATATGGACACCTACCCTCGCCAGCAACGAAACTACAGCAGAGCAGGACGAGCTCCTACCCGTCCTCTTCTTCATGACAGGCGGCGGCTTCTACATGGGCGGGGTCGACATCCCCTGGCAGATGCCCACGTCGTGGGTCGAGCGGTCACGGTCGCACATTGTGGTCACCATCAACTACCGCGTCGGCATCTTTGGCTTCCCCAACGCGCGCGGGCTCGACGACCAGAACCTCGGCATCCTGGACCAGCGCGCCGCCCTCGAGTGGGTGCGGGACAACATTGCCGCGTTCGGCGGCGACCCGACCCGCATCACGCAGATGGGCCGCTCGGCGGGCGCCACCTCGGTCGACATGCACTCGTACGCCTGGCACGACGACCCCATCGCCCAGGCCATCTACATGCAGTCCGGGACCGTCTTCTCCACCAACCCGCTGCGCTTCGCCCCTCCGGCCTACTCCAACTTTAGCTTCGTGGCGCGCCGGCTCGGCTGCGAGCCTCCCTGCGGTCGTGGAGGCGAGCAGGACGAAGCGGAAAGGGCCGCGGCGGAGCTGGACTGCATGCGGCGCCTGTCGTACATGCAGATCGTCAACTTTGTCGGGCAGTACGGCGACAACGgcacggcgccgccgctcACCTTTGCCTGGACCCCGGACGACCGCGTCGTCTTTTACAACTACACGGCGCGCTCCGAGGAGGGCCTCATCGCGCGCGTGCCGTACATGATGTCGGTCGCGGCCAACGAGTGGTCGTCGCTGGTCCCCTGGCCGACCGACAACACAACCGCGGGGCCCTCGCAGTCGGAAATCACGGAACTAAACGTGGAGAGCTACGTCTGCCCGACGCTCAAGTCGACCGTGTACCGCAACAGGCTGGGCGCCGAGACGCCCGTCTTCCGGTTCCAGTGGGCCGGGACCTTTCCCAACCTCAACGTCTACGAGTGGCTCGGCGCGTACCACGCCAGCGACATTCCCATGTTCTTCGGCACCTACCACCTGCTGGACCACGTTGCCGCCAGCACAGAGTTCCAGGCACAAGTCAGCGTGGCCTTGCAGGACCACATACTTGCCTTTGTCAAGGATCCGCACCAAGGACCCCAGCGGGAATACGGCTGGCTGCCCATGGACGCCAGTGAGCCGGATGGAGGGCACCTCCTCCGGTTCGGGGCTGGAGGAAAAGCAGTGCAGCACATTGATGGCGTCGAGGTGGATGGAGTCTGTCTGGGACTGAGGGAATATGACCCGTTCCCGGAATAA